The Primulina huaijiensis isolate GDHJ02 chromosome 17, ASM1229523v2, whole genome shotgun sequence genome window below encodes:
- the LOC140963402 gene encoding uncharacterized protein, translated as MDRLYIKLRNLDAYPKINEDFFRRTLSGGVITLASSIFILILFISEFRLYLHTVPNTKLVVDTSRGGKLHIDFDITFPAFPCSLLSLDAMDISGERHLDIRHDIFKKRLDSHGNVIEVRKDGIGAPQIEKPLQRHGGRLEHNETYCGSCYGAEMSDDECCNSCEEVREAYRKKGWGITNTDMIDQCKREGFVQKVQEEQGEGCSIHGSLEVNKVAGKFQFSPGKSFHIPAFHLFDFLNLPTENYNMSHKINKLMFGDSIPGIVNPLDGVRWVQETPNGMYQYFVKVVPTIYTSVRGHKIQSNQFSVTEHSKSSEVDNLGSLPGVFFYYDLSPIKVTFTEEHTPFLHFLTHICAIVGGIFTVAGIVDSFVYHGQKALQKKREIGKLG; from the exons ATGGATAGATTGTACATCAAGTTGCGAAATTTGGATGCGTACCCGAAAATCAATGAGGATTTCTTTAGACGTACCCTCTCCGGTGGTGTTATCACCCTCGCTTCTTCTATCTTCATCCTGATACTATTCATATCTGAATTCA GGTTATACCTTCACACAGTCCCAAATACAAAGCTTGTGGTAGACACATCTAGAGGAGGGAAATTGCATATTGAT TTTGATATCACTTTTCCTGCCTTTCCATGTTCATTGTTGAGTCTTGATGCTATGGATATCAGTGGGGAGCGACATCTGGACATA AGACACGATATCTTTAAGAAAAGACTTGATTCTCATGGCAATGTGATAGAAGTGAGAAAAGATGGAATCGGTGCACCTCAG ATTGAGAAGCCTTTGCAGAGACATGGCGGCAGGCTTGAGCATAATGAGACATATTGTGGATCGTGCTATGGTGCAGAAATG TCAGATGATGAGTGTTGTAATTCATGTGAAGAAGTTCGTGAAGCATATCGAAAGAAAGGATGGGGTATAACAAACACAGATATGATTGACCAG TGCAAAAGGGAGGGTTTTGTTCAGAAAGTACAAGAAGAACAGGGTGAAGGATGCAGTATACATGGGTCTCTGGAGGTTAACAAAGTGGCtggaaaatttcaattttcccCTGGGAAAAGCTTTCATATACCAGCCTTTCATCTGTTCGATTTCCTCAATTTACCAACAGAAAATTACAAT ATGAGCCACAAGATTAACAAGTTGATGTTTGGAGATTCTATACCTGGAATTGTCAATCCACTGGATGG GGTTCGGTGGGTGCAAGAAACCCCTAATGGAATGTATCAGTATTTTGTCAAG GTGGTTCCAACCATATACACCAGTGTTAGAGGCCATAAAATTCAGTCAAATCAG TTCTCAGTAACTGAGCATTCCAAAAGTTCTGAAGTAGACAACCTCGGATCTCTTCCTGGAGTTTTCTTCTATTATGATCTTTCTCCCATAAAG GTTACTTTCACAGAGGAGCATACACCATTCTTGCATTTCCTGACGCATATATGTGCCATAGTGGGAG GTATATTCACGGTTGCTGGAATAGTCGACTCCTTTGTTTATCATGGTCAGAAGGCATTACAAAAGAAACGGGAAATTGGTAAGCTTGGATGA
- the LOC140962954 gene encoding protein LNK1-like isoform X1, whose product MKLEQGSWSSPPNGAFPSSSDSSSVKEVSSFPSENTRESGFKAHNKDPNGGENCEKKDIIFSDESNAADAYSFSDDLGDITQTSNDIDFFENSKEKDPSDFLYDGWPEIGSFADVDRMFRSSDSMFGLGANKEDELNWLSAEGTEDIPKSDFGFPLPESYAGKNLLQNDDPMETYYVDDPSMTCGPILVKDSSWPVDKYDFSLAKRPAMTESKYELIPEEETDEHGKQSKNQNQSDGNRKRHRYGNVNSNCLDSDNNCFPDQTIVNPIPSSTKFQSKGLLKSPPGESSHASSQLQSLEGFHHSYLVSAIEGNENIENLQYHLGSQQSLNRNLGNTSVTLQPATCTSDSVGKLHFSGSEFESHRGIDGINSVISAELGFSNVLESSTKNSCLDAISLEAASFLQLQLVMEQLDLRTKLCIRDSLYRLAWSAERRHSHANRDDACGDKREASGAFMADRINKSATSVLVHTGSTDMETDTNPIDRSIAHLLFHRHSDTYTVPANDSSPFRSPRMVHGAITTTIMVDNPVCGEENYTEIDEGGSNR is encoded by the exons ATGAAGTTGGAACAAGGTTCATGGTCCTCCCCACCAAATGGTGCATTCCCATCTTCATCTGACAGTAGCTCAGTAAAAGAAGTATCGAGTTTCCCTTCTGAAAACACCAGGGAATCTGGGTTCAAAGCTCATAATAAAGACCCCAACGGTGGAGAGAACTGTGAGAAGAAAGATATCATTTTCAGTGATGAGAGCAATGCAGCTGATGCCTACTCTTTTAGTGATGATCTTGGTGACATAACTCAAACAAGCAACGATATAGATTTCTTTGAGAACTCCAAGGAAAAAGATCCCAGTGATTTTTTATATGATGGTTGGCCTGAAATAGGAAGCTTTGCCGATGTTGACAGGATGTTTAG GAGTTCTGATTCAATGTTTGGACTTGGGGCCAATAAGGAAGACGAGTTGAATTGGTTGTCTGCAGAAGGAACTGAAGACATTCCAAAGTCAGACTTTGGGTTTCCATTGCCTGAGTCATATGCAGGGAAAAATCTTTTGCAAAATGATGACCCCATGGAGACTTACTATGTCGATGATCCTTCCATGACTTGTGGACCTATTTTGGTGAAAGACAGTTCTTGGCCCGTGGACAAGTATGATTTTTCTTTGGCAAAAAGACCTGCTATGACTGAAAGCAAATATGAGCTCATCCCTGAAGAAGAG ACGGATGAGCACGGAAAGCAATCAAAGAACCAGAACCAGTCTGATGGAAACAGAAAAAGGCATCGCTATGGAAATGTCAATTCCAATTGTCTTG ATTCAGATAACAACTGCTTTCCAGATCAAACTATCGTAAATCCAATTCCATCTTCGACGAAATTCCAGAGTAAGGGTTTGTTAAAATCTCCACCTGGAGAATCATCCCATGCTTCCAGTCAATTGCAATCCCTGGAGGGTTTTCACCATTCATACCTGGTCTCTGCTATTGAAGGGAATGAAAACATAGAAAATCTACAATATCATCTAGGAAGTCAACAATCCCTGAACAGAAATCTTGGAAATACAAGTGTGACATTGCAGCCCGCCACATGTACTTCTGACTCTGTAGGAAAATTACACTTTTCTGGAAGTGAATTTGAGAGTCACCGTGGTATTGACGGCATCAACTCAGTAATTTCAGCAGAGTTAGGCTTCTCAAATGTGCTTGAAAGCTCAACGAAAAATTCATGTTTGGATGCAATTTCACTTGAAGCAGCTAGTTTTCTCCAGCTTCAGCTTGTAATGGAACAG TTGGATTTGAGAACTAAGCTATGCATAAGGGATAGCTTGTATCGTTTGGCTTGGAGTGCTGAGCGGAGGCATAGCCATGCAAACCGAGATGATGCTTGTGGAGACAAGAGAGAAGCTAGTGGAGCATTCATGGCTGATCGAATCAATAAGTCTGCCACATCTGTCCTTGT GCATACTGGAAGCACGGACATGGAGACTGATACGAATCCCATTGACCGCTCAATTGCACACTTACTCTTTCACAGGCACTCAGACACATATACAGTGCCAGCAAATGATTCTTCGCCATTCAGATCACCAAGAATG GTTCATGGTGCCATCACTACAACAATAATGGTTGATAACCCGGTTTGCGGTGAAGAAAATTATACGGAGATAGATGAAGGAGGCTCTAATCGATGA
- the LOC140962954 gene encoding protein LNK1-like isoform X2, producing MKLEQGSWSSPPNGAFPSSSDSSSVKEVSSFPSENTRESGFKAHNKDPNGGENCEKKDIIFSDESNAADAYSFSDDLGDITQTSNDIDFFENSKEKDPSDFLYDGWPEIGSFADVDRMFRSSDSMFGLGANKEDELNWLSAEGTEDIPKSDFGFPLPESYAGKNLLQNDDPMETYYVDDPSMTCGPILVKDSSWPVDKYDFSLAKRPAMTESKYELIPEEETDEHGKQSKNQNQSDGNRKRHRYGNVNSNCLDNNCFPDQTIVNPIPSSTKFQSKGLLKSPPGESSHASSQLQSLEGFHHSYLVSAIEGNENIENLQYHLGSQQSLNRNLGNTSVTLQPATCTSDSVGKLHFSGSEFESHRGIDGINSVISAELGFSNVLESSTKNSCLDAISLEAASFLQLQLVMEQLDLRTKLCIRDSLYRLAWSAERRHSHANRDDACGDKREASGAFMADRINKSATSVLVHTGSTDMETDTNPIDRSIAHLLFHRHSDTYTVPANDSSPFRSPRMVHGAITTTIMVDNPVCGEENYTEIDEGGSNR from the exons ATGAAGTTGGAACAAGGTTCATGGTCCTCCCCACCAAATGGTGCATTCCCATCTTCATCTGACAGTAGCTCAGTAAAAGAAGTATCGAGTTTCCCTTCTGAAAACACCAGGGAATCTGGGTTCAAAGCTCATAATAAAGACCCCAACGGTGGAGAGAACTGTGAGAAGAAAGATATCATTTTCAGTGATGAGAGCAATGCAGCTGATGCCTACTCTTTTAGTGATGATCTTGGTGACATAACTCAAACAAGCAACGATATAGATTTCTTTGAGAACTCCAAGGAAAAAGATCCCAGTGATTTTTTATATGATGGTTGGCCTGAAATAGGAAGCTTTGCCGATGTTGACAGGATGTTTAG GAGTTCTGATTCAATGTTTGGACTTGGGGCCAATAAGGAAGACGAGTTGAATTGGTTGTCTGCAGAAGGAACTGAAGACATTCCAAAGTCAGACTTTGGGTTTCCATTGCCTGAGTCATATGCAGGGAAAAATCTTTTGCAAAATGATGACCCCATGGAGACTTACTATGTCGATGATCCTTCCATGACTTGTGGACCTATTTTGGTGAAAGACAGTTCTTGGCCCGTGGACAAGTATGATTTTTCTTTGGCAAAAAGACCTGCTATGACTGAAAGCAAATATGAGCTCATCCCTGAAGAAGAG ACGGATGAGCACGGAAAGCAATCAAAGAACCAGAACCAGTCTGATGGAAACAGAAAAAGGCATCGCTATGGAAATGTCAATTCCAATTGTCTTG ATAACAACTGCTTTCCAGATCAAACTATCGTAAATCCAATTCCATCTTCGACGAAATTCCAGAGTAAGGGTTTGTTAAAATCTCCACCTGGAGAATCATCCCATGCTTCCAGTCAATTGCAATCCCTGGAGGGTTTTCACCATTCATACCTGGTCTCTGCTATTGAAGGGAATGAAAACATAGAAAATCTACAATATCATCTAGGAAGTCAACAATCCCTGAACAGAAATCTTGGAAATACAAGTGTGACATTGCAGCCCGCCACATGTACTTCTGACTCTGTAGGAAAATTACACTTTTCTGGAAGTGAATTTGAGAGTCACCGTGGTATTGACGGCATCAACTCAGTAATTTCAGCAGAGTTAGGCTTCTCAAATGTGCTTGAAAGCTCAACGAAAAATTCATGTTTGGATGCAATTTCACTTGAAGCAGCTAGTTTTCTCCAGCTTCAGCTTGTAATGGAACAG TTGGATTTGAGAACTAAGCTATGCATAAGGGATAGCTTGTATCGTTTGGCTTGGAGTGCTGAGCGGAGGCATAGCCATGCAAACCGAGATGATGCTTGTGGAGACAAGAGAGAAGCTAGTGGAGCATTCATGGCTGATCGAATCAATAAGTCTGCCACATCTGTCCTTGT GCATACTGGAAGCACGGACATGGAGACTGATACGAATCCCATTGACCGCTCAATTGCACACTTACTCTTTCACAGGCACTCAGACACATATACAGTGCCAGCAAATGATTCTTCGCCATTCAGATCACCAAGAATG GTTCATGGTGCCATCACTACAACAATAATGGTTGATAACCCGGTTTGCGGTGAAGAAAATTATACGGAGATAGATGAAGGAGGCTCTAATCGATGA
- the LOC140962954 gene encoding protein LNK1-like isoform X3, whose amino-acid sequence MKLEQGSWSSPPNGAFPSSSDSSSVKEVSSFPSENTRESGFKAHNKDPNGGENCEKKDIIFSDESNAADAYSFSDDLGDITQTSNDIDFFENSKEKDPSDFLYDGWPEIGSFADVDRMFRSSDSMFGLGANKEDELNWLSAEGTEDIPKSDFGFPLPESYAGKNLLQNDDPMETYYVDDPSMTCGPILVKDSSWPVDKYDFSLAKRPAMTESKYELIPEEETDEHGKQSKNQNQSDGNRKRHRYGNVNSNCLDSDNNCFPDQTIVNPIPSSTKFQSKGLLKSPPGESSHASSQLQSLEGFHHSYLVSAIEGNENIENLQYHLGSQQSLNRNLGNTSVTLQPATCTSDSVGKLHFSGSEFESHRGIDGINSVISAELGFSNVLESSTKNSCLDAISLEAASFLQLQLVMEQLDLRTKLCIRDSLYRLAWSAERRHSHANRDDACGDKREASGAFMADRINKHTGSTDMETDTNPIDRSIAHLLFHRHSDTYTVPANDSSPFRSPRMVHGAITTTIMVDNPVCGEENYTEIDEGGSNR is encoded by the exons ATGAAGTTGGAACAAGGTTCATGGTCCTCCCCACCAAATGGTGCATTCCCATCTTCATCTGACAGTAGCTCAGTAAAAGAAGTATCGAGTTTCCCTTCTGAAAACACCAGGGAATCTGGGTTCAAAGCTCATAATAAAGACCCCAACGGTGGAGAGAACTGTGAGAAGAAAGATATCATTTTCAGTGATGAGAGCAATGCAGCTGATGCCTACTCTTTTAGTGATGATCTTGGTGACATAACTCAAACAAGCAACGATATAGATTTCTTTGAGAACTCCAAGGAAAAAGATCCCAGTGATTTTTTATATGATGGTTGGCCTGAAATAGGAAGCTTTGCCGATGTTGACAGGATGTTTAG GAGTTCTGATTCAATGTTTGGACTTGGGGCCAATAAGGAAGACGAGTTGAATTGGTTGTCTGCAGAAGGAACTGAAGACATTCCAAAGTCAGACTTTGGGTTTCCATTGCCTGAGTCATATGCAGGGAAAAATCTTTTGCAAAATGATGACCCCATGGAGACTTACTATGTCGATGATCCTTCCATGACTTGTGGACCTATTTTGGTGAAAGACAGTTCTTGGCCCGTGGACAAGTATGATTTTTCTTTGGCAAAAAGACCTGCTATGACTGAAAGCAAATATGAGCTCATCCCTGAAGAAGAG ACGGATGAGCACGGAAAGCAATCAAAGAACCAGAACCAGTCTGATGGAAACAGAAAAAGGCATCGCTATGGAAATGTCAATTCCAATTGTCTTG ATTCAGATAACAACTGCTTTCCAGATCAAACTATCGTAAATCCAATTCCATCTTCGACGAAATTCCAGAGTAAGGGTTTGTTAAAATCTCCACCTGGAGAATCATCCCATGCTTCCAGTCAATTGCAATCCCTGGAGGGTTTTCACCATTCATACCTGGTCTCTGCTATTGAAGGGAATGAAAACATAGAAAATCTACAATATCATCTAGGAAGTCAACAATCCCTGAACAGAAATCTTGGAAATACAAGTGTGACATTGCAGCCCGCCACATGTACTTCTGACTCTGTAGGAAAATTACACTTTTCTGGAAGTGAATTTGAGAGTCACCGTGGTATTGACGGCATCAACTCAGTAATTTCAGCAGAGTTAGGCTTCTCAAATGTGCTTGAAAGCTCAACGAAAAATTCATGTTTGGATGCAATTTCACTTGAAGCAGCTAGTTTTCTCCAGCTTCAGCTTGTAATGGAACAG TTGGATTTGAGAACTAAGCTATGCATAAGGGATAGCTTGTATCGTTTGGCTTGGAGTGCTGAGCGGAGGCATAGCCATGCAAACCGAGATGATGCTTGTGGAGACAAGAGAGAAGCTAGTGGAGCATTCATGGCTGATCGAATCAATAA GCATACTGGAAGCACGGACATGGAGACTGATACGAATCCCATTGACCGCTCAATTGCACACTTACTCTTTCACAGGCACTCAGACACATATACAGTGCCAGCAAATGATTCTTCGCCATTCAGATCACCAAGAATG GTTCATGGTGCCATCACTACAACAATAATGGTTGATAACCCGGTTTGCGGTGAAGAAAATTATACGGAGATAGATGAAGGAGGCTCTAATCGATGA
- the LOC140962855 gene encoding uncharacterized protein, which translates to MERSEPALVPEWLKNTGNLTSGNTAAHSGDLTAIKFARNKSFVNGSGHDLGRSSNSSYFHRSSNSNSSGHPRSYNSFGRNQRDKDWEKDTYDSRGKEKSSLGDRQYQDFSPLPIKFERDGLRHSQSMSSGKHGDMWHKKVPNDVSNARGNSNNGVLTKSGPFGTEKKATFERDFPSLISEERSVPPEVGRVPSPGVSTAIQSLPISSATIRGDKWTSALAEVPMLVGSSGTILPSMQQASASPVSVSSGSCTSLNMAEAVAQGPHRSQSTSQISVGTQRLEELAIKQSRQLIPVTPSMPKIAVSASERHKNKAGQQQYPVSSSLPSSNSPRTGPVKDDISKASNVGKLHVLKPVRERNGVTPIVKENTSPTSGIKAASSTIFAALSGSASAVTRIPPNNPVAPSTDRKPVLIVLEKLPTSQARSRKDFFNLMKMKSMTSSSFVADSPTTNSSSVLDICTAVSPSSSDKLAPTEVTTAPPSTPLAGDNPLNLNLGNDNHLSREMDELTCNGDAFDNHDPLVPEEEAAFLRSLGWEENSDEGGLTEEEINSFYKDVTKHINSKPALNHLRVHPKFLSPFASQVGGFSGISSEREA; encoded by the exons ATGGAAAGAAGTGAGCCTGCATTAGTACCAGAATGGTTGAAAAATACTGGAAATCTGACCAGTGGAAACACTGCAGCACATTCAG GTGATCTCACTGCTATAAAGTTTGCGAGAAATAAATCATTTGTTAATGGTAGTGGTCATGATTTGGGACGATCATCTAATTCTTCATATTTCCACCGGAGTTCGAACAGTAACAGCTCTGGTCATCCGAGGTCTTATAATAGTTTTGGTAGAAACCAACGTGACAAGGACTGGGAGAAGGATACATATGATTCTCGTGGCAAAGAAAAGTCCTCTCTGGGTGACCGCCAATACCAGGATTTTTCACCTTTGCCAATTAAATTTGAAAGGGATGGGTTAAGGCATTCCCAGTCGATGAGTTCTGGGAAACATGGAGACATGTGGCACAAGAAAGTACCAAATGACGTGAGCAACGCTCGTGGGAATAGTAATAATGGTGTGCTTACTAAGAGTGGTCCTTTTGGCACTGAGAAAAAAGCTACTTTTGAGAGAGATTTTCCTTCTCTAATATCGGAGGAAAGATCAGTGCCACCTGAGGTCGGTAGAGTCCCATCTCCTGGAGTAAGTACGGCTATTCAGAGCTTACCCATTTCTTCTGCAACCATACGTGGTGATAAATGGACATCTGCTTTGGCAGAGGTTCCTATGTTAGTTGGAAGTAGTGGAACCATCCTGCCATCAATGCAACAAGCTTCTGCAAGTCCGGTATCTGTATCTTCGGGCTCATGTACCAGCCTCAACATGGCGGAAGCTGTGGCTCAGGGTCCCCACCGTTCTCAGAGTACTTCCCag ATATCTGTTGGAACTCAGAGACTTGAAGAACTGGCAATTAAACAATCTAGGCAACTAATTCCCGTGACACCTTCAATGCCCAAAATTGCG GTTTCGGCGTCAGAGAGACACAAAAATAAGGCGGGCCAACAGCAGTATCCTGTTTCATCTTCACTTCCTTCTAGTAACTCTCCACGAACTGGGCCTGTGAAGGATGATATTTCAAAGGCGTCTAATGTGGGGAAACTCCATGTTCTGAAACCAGTGAGAGAAAGGAATGGTGTCACTCCTATTGTGAAGGAAAACACAAGCCCGACCAGCGGCATCAAAGCAGCGAGTTCTACAATATTTGCTGCTTTGTCAGGTTCTGCATCTGCGGTGACTAGGATCCCACCAAACAATCCAGTCGCTCCTAGTACTGATCGTAAGCCTGTGCTGATTGTGCTGGAGAAGCTACCCACCTCGCAAGCTCGAAGCCGAAAAGATTTTTTCAATCTCATGAAAATGAAATCTATGACTTCCTCCTCTTTTGTTGCTGATTCTCCGACAACAAACTCCTCATCTGTCCTGGATATTTGCACTGCAGTCTCACCTTCATCTTCAGATAAGCTCGCTCCGACAGAGGTTACAACTGCTCCTCCCAGTACTCCTCTGGCTGGTGATAACCCATTAAACTTAAACCTTGGCAACGACAACCATTTGTCTAGGGAGATGGATGAATTAACTTGCAACGGTGATGCTTTTGACAACCATGATCCTTTAGTGCCGGAGGAAGAGGCTGCTTTTCTACGCTCTTTGGGGTGGGAAGAAAATTCTGATGAGGGCGGTCTTACTGAAGAGGAAATCAATTCTTTCTACAAGGATGTAACTAAG CACATCAATTCAAAACCGGCCCTGAATCATTTACGGGTACATCCAAAATTCCTATCCCCATTTGCCTCACAAGTTGGTGGCTTTAGTGGAATTTCTTCGGAACGCGAAGCTTGA
- the LOC140963456 gene encoding uncharacterized protein encodes MAKGTRGRRGITSRQCRPKPYPMPNYNQTEGTHEKNCSKSIAKDWKGATCSVCMECPHNAVLLLCSSHDKGCRPYMCGTSFRYSNCLDQYKKAYSKVSSADNCPFEDSLDNPDLAPPSGWSIMNCEAMELLCPLCRGKVKGWTVVEPAREYFNSKKRNCMQDNCSFIGTFKELRKHMRAYHPSARPREVDPALETKWSRLEREREREDVISTIRSSMPGAVFFGDYVIEGNHYGSDSDDEGFDADAMEQNGGFEVGVDRDFMSLFLLLQAFGYPDNGGPYRGVRRDERDSNRTVGRGVQNREHTGGAFDSSYPDGDNIDVNEGDGNNDMPLVGHLRHQSGFIVRRTERRRRRREPNEDRR; translated from the coding sequence ATGGCAAAAGGCACCAGGGGAAGACGGGGAATTACCTCAAGACAGTGCAGGCCAAAGCCATATCCCATGCCAAATTACAATCAAACTGAGggaactcatgagaagaattgcTCCAAAAGCATTGCAAAGGACTGGAAAGGTGCTACGTGTTCCGTGTGCATGGAGTGTCCCCACAACGCTGTTCTTCTCTTGTGTTCCTCCCATGACAAAGGTTGCCGTCCCTACATGTGTGGGACAAGCTTCCGCTATTCCAACTGCCTCGACCAGTACAAGAAGGCATACTCTAAAGTATCTTCTGCTGACAACTGTCCTTTTGAAGATTCTCTTGATAATCCAGATTTGGCTCCACCATCTGGCTGGTCTATTATGAATTGTGAGGCCATGGAGCTTTTATGCCCACTATGTAGGGGTAAAGTGAAGGGCTGGACTGTCGTGGAGCCTGCACGAGAATATTTCAACTCCAAGAAACGAAATTGCATGCAAGATAACTGCTCGTTCATTGGAACATTCAAAGAACTGAGGAAACATATGAGGGCTTATCACCCTTCTGCCAGGCCCCGTGAAGTGGATCCAGCTCTGGAAACGAAGTGGAGTAGGCTGGAGCGTGAGCGAGAAAGGGAAGATGTGATTAGCACCATAAGGTCATCTATGCCAGGGGCAGTGTTTTTTGGTGATTATGTGATTGAGGGAAACCACTATGGTTCCGATTCAGATGATGAGGGTTTTGATGCAGATGCCATGGAGCAGAATGGGGGTTTTGAAGTGGGAGTTGATCGGGATTTTATGTCTCTGTTTCTTCTCTTGCAGGCTTTTGGTTATCCAGATAATGGTGGACCTTATAGGGGTGTGAGGCGAGATGAAAGAGACTCTAACCGCACAGTAGGTAGAGGTGTTCAGAATCGTGAACACACAGGAGGTGCTTTTGATTCCTCTTATCCAGATGGTGATAACATTGATGTGAATGAAGGTGATGGAAACAATGATATGCCACTGGTTGGTCATCTGCGTCATCAAAGTGGCTTCATTGTGAGGCGTACAGAGAGGAGGAGAAGGCGTAGAGAGCCAAATGAAGACCGGAGATAG